The Lathyrus oleraceus cultivar Zhongwan6 chromosome 5, CAAS_Psat_ZW6_1.0, whole genome shotgun sequence genome includes the window GAACAAGATTATAAATAATAGCACTAAATGTTGTTGATACCAAAGCCAATGCAGTGAAAAAAAAGATTTTGGATTTGATACAATGATACTAACATGTTTAGATATTGTGTTCAATGTTACCGGAGTTTGATGAGTTGGATGATTAAGAAATGGGAGGATGATGATGTTACATAGAGATTGATAATGGAATGTTACAGGAGGAGGATGAAGTTGAATGTATATATAATTGGAAGAATTATTAATCACAATGAAAGTTGTAGCCTAATGGTTCAATTGCATTGTCCTTAAGAGAGGAAACTTGTGCTTGAATCCTGCCTTTTTAgcttttaaaattttaaaatttataaaaaaaaaaaaaaaaaaatttatgGATAAAAAGGAGCACTTGTCTTCCTTTGAAAATTGTCTTAGGGGATCTTTTGATTCTCGATTTTATTCACGGTTTACAAAAGTTTTGAAACACTACATATATCCATTACTATACAAACGGGAGGCTCCAATATGTAAAAGGAGCTTCAATTTTGTTTGTTAATATCTTCCTTTTCTCTATAACAAACATCACTTGTCCAATAACGATCTTTGTGATCACCGCAATGAAAGTTAGCAAAAACATAGAACATGTACGAGTCAAACACTACAAATAGGAAATTCATCCTCCATGTATGATAACACATCAATCCACTCACTTAAATGACAATGTATAAAAGATAAGAGTGTTAAGTTTTTAAAATCTAAGAGACAAATTTAAGAAAAGAAAAGTTAAGTTAAAAGGCCTCAAACAAAACTATACTCATATATACATGCTGCTTTCACATGGCCATAGATCATCACTCAAAATGCTAGTTATCATGACACATTCCATACCATCCCTACAGACAGAAATAGTTCTGGAGTTTACCCCAAAATCAAAATTCGAAGTTGGCTTCTTGTCTCTCATTTCCGTCCACGCAACCGGATTAGCAGCAGCAACATCAAACATATGAAAGTATACTTAGTCAGCCTCTTTGTCAGTTAAACGTTTATACTCATTCCTCTCCTCCTCCCAATCGCTATTAGCATCACAATGTGGAGCATCATAATGTGAATCCGATTTATCTGAAGACCGGGTCCGGATCCGCGTCCAGTACTTACATGGAGCAACTGAATCACATACATAGCAGTAACACTGTATTTCAAATTCAACCAGAAAAAGATTATTAATTCAGAGACAATGTACACATGAATAAACAAAAAACATAATAGACAGTACCGTCTAGTGATTATACATTTTCACAAGAACTCTCATGAGGTGTAGTAGTAAAGGGAAATTTAACACAGTGATGTCTAGCATGCGGATAATCTCTACAAGCCACCTGCAAATTCCTCAAAAAATATTTCATCAACATAACTCAAAATAAAATTTGACAACAACTAACCCATTTGAATCTAAAACTGAGATTAATAATGACAATAAAACATTGTATGAACTGATACAGTACATAATAAATAACCTTAAATACAGTTTTAGTTCTATAGTTATTTGGAACATTGTTTTTTTAGTGTTGGTACTTACTTTACCTATACAAATTACAAAACTACAAACTTGAAACTAATCCTAAATAACTGAAACCTATGAAGTATGAAACCTAgtaaacaataaaaaaaacatgTTTTTTCAGGAGGAAATTGTGATATTTACCTGACCCTTTTCAGCAACAATGGAGATATCAGAGGTATCATCATCGTTAGTGTTATTCTTGTTCCCCAGTGAAAGCTTTGAGAAGTCAAGGGATTCAAATGGGTCGAAATCCAAGATGAAGCATTCCTCGGTTTCCTCATAAAGTTTGACATCTTCTTTCCTTTTGAGACAAACGACGGGTCTGATTGGGGTTTCCGCCATGGGTGAAGAAAGGTTGGAACTTTTGCTACACTCTTTCTCTTCTGCCATGGTTTTGTTCTTCTTCTCTGATTTGAACCAAGAAAGTGAAATAATCAACAACGGAACTAAAGCAAAAATTGAATTCCAGTTTTGGAATGAGATTGCGATTGCGAAACCTTTCGTGTTCCCTGAACAATACGGCATCGTTTCGACGCGAGAGTGTTGGTGATTTTGAATACTGTAAGTTTTTTATTTGGCCCAAGAATGAAAAATGTTTGAAAGTTTGAAAGCCCAGAGGAAACGACACTTACCCAGTCAAGGAAATTTTTTGATTTATCTACTTCATTTTCAAAAATACTGCTTTTTTTCGGGATTTTTCTTTTGAATAGCCgttaatttttttatttattttagattttaataaaatttaagaTTTGAATTActcaaaattttaaattttcaaagCTCTACTTAAATCTCGAATTCTTTTATCAAACCATACTCAAAATGAttacatttttttaaaaatatttgtatcaaaCCAAACTCAttatgattttttatttatttattaattcAACCTCATTCTAACACTCCTTATTTTTTTAGGTTTAATTGTTttacctttttttttttttttatcgATCATCCATTTTAAAATCTACGATTTTGatttctcttttaaatttttaGATTGAATTTTAGTCCCCAAAAAGGATCAAAAATCTAATACAATACTTACAAAAAGGACCAAAATTGTGGCTTTTAAAATGGATGGATCAAAATCTAAAAAAATACAAATAGAAGAACCAAAATTACAATTAAgtatattttttattatattttttaacTTCTTATTTAAATTAAAAAGGGGCAAAAccatgaaataaataaataaagtaggCACATGACAAAAAATATAATCTCAAATCTAATTCTATAATTTGATAATCCTATCTTATTTTTGTTGAAATCCAACAAAAACATTCGAGTGAATTCCGTTTCATCAAGTAAGATTAGAAACCTTTAAATCTATGTTTCCTAAAACATCCGAGTGAACTTCGTTTCATCAAGTAAGATTAGAAACCTTTAAATCTATGTTTCCTAAAACATTCGAGTGAATTTCGTTTCATCAAGTAAGATTAGAAATCTTTAAATCTATGTTTTCTAATTTATCTGCATACTCGCATAATGACTATCTTTCCTAAATATGTGTGAAGTAAAAAATTGAAATAACGCAACTTGGACAAGCAAATATGTCATCTATTCCTAAGTTGCCACATAACAACATAAGAGTTTCTATTTCTATAAGTTGAAACAACTAAAAAGGAGTCGATTTTCAACCATATATTTGCCCAATTCTTACTAATAATTGTTTCCATTGCCCAAATGATTCCCTTAAACTCAACAAACAAGCATTAGTAGACCCCAAATTACACCCAAAGTTACCAAGATGGTCACCTAATTCATTCCGAAAAATTCCACCACACAGGCAACAAAGATATTCTACCAAAAGCTCCATCAAAGATATTCTACCAAAAGCTCCATCAACGTTTACCTTGATCTAACCATATTGTGGATGCGACCACAAAATCACCAAAACCATCTTAGGATGTGGCAGATGAAGAAAAACCTAAAATTCTTTAACAGCAAAAAAATCTTTAATAGAAGAATTCTACCCTAGCTTGTTTTAGAAGAATCCTTCAAATAATTTAATGTCTGAAATTGCAAGTTCATCAAAATAGATCTTCTGTAGGTCAATTATATGTTTGTTTGGTTATTTTATTTGAAGTGTTTACGATTTATAactttaattaattttttatacttttttttattatgaagtcatatatatatatatatatatatatatatatatatatatatatattatatatatatatatatatatatatattataatatatatatatatatatatatatatatatatatataataggAAGGTTTTATCTTAAATATAGTTTTTTTTTTGTCTTGGATACATTACCATATATTAGATTTTCCTAAGTGTGATGGGATTAAAGAGAGCGTGAATAAAAATTAAGGAATGAAAGACAACAAAGTTCATAAACTCAGTCACCTCTAAAGTATCAGAAAGATCTTCAATTTTATATTGGATAATCataaaatttaaaaatactttATATAGAGTGACACTCTTCAACTTATAAGTCTGTTTTGTAAGGTTAAATTAGGTCAAACTATAATATAATATCATAATCTATCGATCGGACTATGGGTTGTTGGTGCACaagatggagaagatgaagatggaagaagagaaatatagaataacaaacttccactactTTGTTAAAACGGTCACAACAAAAAATGATTGCACACACACTATTATATTGTATATACACTATTGACaacatattatatatatatatatatattatatatatatatataatatatatatatataatatatatatatatatatatatatatatatatatatatatatatatatatatataatgtcaTGTAGGCAACATGCTAACCTACACTAACTAGGATAAGCTTAACAAAACAAATACTATCAATTTTGAAAATGAATTACTTTTAACGTCATTCCTTAATTCCTATTCAGCTAATCAAAACTAACAACACCAATTACATCCCTGAAGTGGAGAAATTGATCAGTCGTGATTATTTTCGTCAAAACATCTGTCAGTTGCCTCTAGGGGCTACATTTCataacttctagcactccattcTAAATAAGACTTCTCAGAAAATGAAACTTggtctcaatatgcttgcttctctCATGCAGCACAAGGttcttggcaagattgattgcaggGTTGTTATCAATCATCATCTTAAGAGGCTTATTTGCCTTGATCTTCAGATCCCGCAATAAGTTCATAAGTCAAATAGCTTGACATGCAACCATAATACCTGCAATATATTCAACTTCATAGGTTGACAGAATAACAATTGattgcttcttggaacaccaagaaatagaACTTCCCAAATATTTAAACAAATAACTAGAAGTACTTCTtttgtcaactctgtctccacaccaatcagagGCTAAGTAATTCATCAGCTTTGAACTAACTTTTTTTCCAAAAGGGAACAAAGTTCCATACTTCAGAGTCCCCTtaatatacctcagaatcctgacagcaaCTTGGTAATGAGATCACTTcggtttactcatgaacctactaactATTCCAACTGCATAGAAAATGTCAGGTctggtattacacaaatacctcatAGAGCCAACCAATTACTTGAAAGTTGTGGCATCTACATTATCACCTTCAGAATTAGAATCCAATTTGTGATTTGTTTCTGACGGTGTGACAACAGCCTTACAATTCAGCAGCTTGaatctcttcagaagctcaagttcatatttTAGCTGATGCAAAATGACACCCTTCTCATAATACATAAACTTCTTCCCTATGAAATATGTCATCTTTCCTAGATCACttatctcaaactcattcatcaacaccttcttgAAATTAGTTATCTCATGTTCACAACTCCatgttagcaatatgtcatcaacatagaggCACACAAAATCATAttgccttcagaagtatgctgaatATAAATGCCATACTCCATCTCATACTTTTTGAATCCTTTGAGCTTGAAAAATAAATCATTTTTCAGATTCCAGtctctaggagcttgtttcagtccatacaacACTTTATGTAACTTGTACACCATCCTTTAGTGGTTCTTTTTCACAAATTcaggaggttgtgacacatatACCTCTTCTTGTAATGGTCCATTAAGAAATGCAAAtttcacatctaaatgcatcagaggctAATTCCTATTAGCAACTATCGCAATCACCAGTCTGATTGTCTCATGTCTCGCTATAGGAGCAAACACCTCAAAGTAGTCTAACCCATATTTCTATAGAAAACCTCTTTCCACTAACCTTTCTTTGTTTTTGCCGATTGATCCATCTGGCTTCAGTTCATCCTTGAAAACCCATATGACGCTGATGGATTTCTTGTCCATTGGAAGCTTAGTCAACTCCCAATTCTTGTTTTTTTCTATagcctcaagttcttctttcatggccttcagccacactttcttcttgagcGTTTCTTCAACACTGATTGGTTCaaagtctactaacatggcacatTG containing:
- the LOC127081193 gene encoding RPM1 interacting protein 13 isoform X2; this encodes MPYCSGNTKEKKNKTMAEEKECSKSSNLSSPMAETPIRPVVCLKRKEDVKLYEETEECFILDFDPFESLDFSKLSLGNKNNTNDDDTSDISIVAEKGQVACRDYPHARHHCVKFPFTTTPHESSCENCYCYVCDSVAPCKYWTRIRTRSSDKSDSHYDAPHCDANSDWEEERNEYKRLTDKEAD
- the LOC127081193 gene encoding uncharacterized protein LOC127081193 isoform X1, with product MPYCSGNTKGFAIAISFQNWNSIFALVPLLIISLSWFKSEKKNKTMAEEKECSKSSNLSSPMAETPIRPVVCLKRKEDVKLYEETEECFILDFDPFESLDFSKLSLGNKNNTNDDDTSDISIVAEKGQVACRDYPHARHHCVKFPFTTTPHESSCENCYCYVCDSVAPCKYWTRIRTRSSDKSDSHYDAPHCDANSDWEEERNEYKRLTDKEAD
- the LOC127081193 gene encoding uncharacterized protein LOC127081193 isoform X3 — translated: MPYCSGNTKGFAIAISFQNWNSIFALVPLLIISLSWFKSEKKNKTMAEEKECSKSSNLSSPMAETPIRPVVCLKRKEDVKLYEETEECFILDFDPFESLDFSKLSLGNKNNTNDDDTSDISIVAEKGQVACRDYPHARHHCVKFPFTTTPHESSCENV